One Triticum dicoccoides isolate Atlit2015 ecotype Zavitan chromosome 5B, WEW_v2.0, whole genome shotgun sequence genomic window carries:
- the LOC119311474 gene encoding histone H4: MSGRGKGGKGLGKGGAKRHRKVLRDNIQGITKPAIRRLARRGGVKRISGLIYEETRGVLKIFLENVIRDAVTYTEHARRKTVTAMDVVYALKRQGRTLYGFGG; the protein is encoded by the coding sequence ATGTCGGGCCGCGGCAAGGGAGGAAAGGGGCTCGGCAAGGGCGGCGCCAAGCGCCACCGGAAGGTCCTCCGCGACAACATCCagggcatcaccaagccggcgattCGTCGTCTGGCTCGCAGGGGCGGCGTGAAGCGCATCTCGGGGCTCATCTACGAAGAGACCCGCGGCGTGCtcaagatcttcctcgagaacgTCATCCGCGACGCCGTCACCTACACGGAGCACGCCCGCCGCAAGACCGTCACCGCCATGGACGTCGTCTACGCCCTCAAGCGCCAGGGACGCACCCTCTACGGATTCGGAGGCTAG